A stretch of Chitinophaga caeni DNA encodes these proteins:
- a CDS encoding pyruvate carboxylase codes for MSDNTSLKKIQKLLVANRGEIAVRILRAAAELRIRTVAIFTYEDRYSLHRYKADEAYQVGKDDDPLKPYLDIEGIIHLAKEQGVDAIHPGYGFLSENVQFAKRCKEEGIIFIGPNVEVMAQLGDKVAAKTLARSVNVPLIEDSQAKLESTEIAISEAKRIGFPVILKAAYGGGGRGMRVVHDEKSLEKSFNEARGEAAKAFGDDTIFIEKFIEEPKHIEVQLMGDNYGNILHLYERDCSVQRRFQKVVEIAPSPNLPLETREEIYGYALALAHKVNYNNVGTVEFLVDRHNKVYFIEVNPRIQVEHTVTEEVTGIDIVRSQILIAEGHRLSDPEIFLKSQDDVRLNGFAIQCRITTEDPENGFKPDYGTVIAYRNAGGFGIRLDEGSTYSGVKISPFFDSMLVKVTAWGRTLSGAAGRLHRTMREFRIRGVKTNIGFLENVISHDIFRKGNCTVSFIDKHPELFKLSPIRDRATKTLMYIADVTVNGHPDVKAKDPSKKFRVPNVPTFDLIQEFPRGTKDILNEIGREEFSKWLREEKPVYFTDTTFRDAHQSLLATRVRTKDIMAVAEGYAKNNPQIFSMEVWGGATFDVSMRFLHECPWKRLQQIRKAMPNILLQMLFRGSNGVGYSAYPENLLAKFIEKSAENGIDIFRIFDSLNWVEAMTPSIKFVRENTNSLAQAAISYTGDVLQKENNKYNLQYYTDLAKRLEDAGAHMLCIKDMAGLLKPQAATVLVEALKDAVKLPIVLHTHDTASVQSATYLKAIEAGVNAVDCAIASLSGLTSQPNLNSMAAILEGHERNSRLNLASLNQYSNYWEDVREYYYPFESDMKSGTAQVYENEIPGGQYSNLRQQAESLGLGDKLETIKHNYAVVNDLFGDIVKVTPSSKVVGDMALFMTANNLTAADVLDPSKNLSFPSSVQGFFKGDLGVPYGGFPGELQKIVLKGEKPLEGKPNEHLPPVDFDSDFAAFQGKYPSAEFLDYLSYHMFPKVFDEYYRHTQKFGNVEAIPTPAFFYGLKLGEEILITLSKGKTIIVKLLYILPADESGMRTVVFELNGYARRIQVRDTSVASVVPVHKKASDPENEVGAPLQGKMSKLMVKQGDAVSANTPLFIIEAMKMETTVTATRDGKVDKIYLAEGTMVQQDDLVLDLQKAK; via the coding sequence ATGTCGGACAACACATCGCTTAAAAAGATCCAGAAACTGTTAGTAGCAAACAGGGGAGAAATTGCTGTTAGAATTTTAAGGGCGGCCGCTGAATTGAGGATTCGTACCGTGGCAATTTTTACTTACGAAGACCGTTACTCCCTACATCGCTACAAGGCTGACGAGGCTTACCAGGTAGGGAAAGACGATGATCCTTTGAAACCTTATCTTGATATCGAAGGAATTATTCACCTGGCCAAGGAACAGGGCGTTGATGCTATCCACCCGGGTTATGGTTTCCTCAGTGAAAATGTTCAATTTGCGAAACGTTGCAAGGAGGAAGGTATTATTTTCATCGGGCCTAATGTTGAGGTGATGGCACAATTGGGAGATAAAGTGGCGGCTAAAACTTTGGCGCGTTCCGTAAATGTTCCCTTGATTGAAGATAGCCAAGCAAAATTAGAAAGTACCGAAATCGCCATTTCGGAGGCTAAACGGATCGGTTTCCCCGTGATTTTAAAAGCAGCATATGGCGGCGGCGGCCGTGGTATGCGCGTAGTACACGACGAGAAATCATTGGAAAAATCATTCAATGAAGCGCGGGGCGAAGCTGCGAAGGCTTTCGGTGATGATACCATTTTTATAGAGAAATTTATCGAGGAGCCCAAGCACATCGAAGTGCAGTTGATGGGTGATAATTACGGCAATATTTTACACCTCTACGAAAGGGATTGCTCCGTTCAAAGGCGCTTCCAAAAGGTGGTGGAAATTGCTCCTTCCCCGAATTTACCGCTGGAAACCCGGGAAGAAATTTATGGCTACGCTTTAGCTTTGGCCCATAAAGTAAATTATAATAACGTGGGTACCGTCGAGTTCTTGGTAGATCGCCATAACAAGGTGTATTTTATCGAGGTAAACCCCAGGATCCAGGTAGAACATACCGTTACCGAGGAAGTTACCGGTATCGATATCGTTCGCTCGCAAATATTAATCGCGGAAGGGCACCGGCTCTCCGATCCGGAAATTTTCCTGAAAAGCCAGGATGATGTGCGTTTGAACGGCTTCGCTATCCAGTGCCGGATTACCACGGAAGATCCGGAAAATGGCTTTAAACCCGATTACGGTACCGTTATCGCTTACAGGAATGCCGGTGGGTTCGGTATCCGCCTGGATGAAGGTAGCACCTATTCCGGTGTGAAGATTTCCCCTTTCTTCGATTCCATGCTGGTGAAAGTTACCGCTTGGGGCAGGACTTTATCCGGTGCTGCCGGCAGGTTACACCGGACCATGAGGGAGTTCCGTATCCGCGGTGTTAAAACCAATATCGGATTCCTTGAAAATGTTATCAGCCACGATATATTCCGCAAGGGAAATTGCACCGTGAGCTTTATTGATAAACACCCGGAGTTATTTAAACTTTCCCCGATCCGTGATCGCGCGACGAAAACTTTAATGTACATCGCTGATGTAACGGTAAATGGCCACCCTGACGTGAAGGCAAAAGATCCCTCTAAAAAATTCAGGGTTCCCAATGTGCCTACTTTCGATCTTATTCAAGAATTTCCCCGAGGAACGAAAGATATTTTAAATGAAATTGGCAGGGAAGAATTTTCCAAATGGTTGCGGGAAGAAAAACCGGTGTACTTCACCGATACCACTTTCAGGGACGCTCACCAGAGCTTGTTGGCAACCCGGGTGAGAACCAAGGATATCATGGCTGTAGCAGAAGGCTATGCTAAGAATAACCCGCAGATTTTCTCGATGGAGGTTTGGGGTGGCGCCACTTTCGATGTGTCGATGAGGTTCTTACATGAATGTCCTTGGAAGCGCTTGCAACAGATACGCAAGGCAATGCCAAACATCCTTTTGCAAATGTTATTCAGGGGATCGAACGGTGTTGGTTATTCCGCGTACCCGGAGAATTTATTGGCGAAGTTTATCGAGAAATCTGCCGAAAATGGAATCGACATCTTCCGCATTTTCGATTCGCTCAACTGGGTAGAAGCTATGACCCCTAGTATCAAGTTTGTCCGGGAAAACACTAATTCCTTGGCACAAGCGGCTATCAGTTATACCGGGGATGTGTTGCAAAAAGAAAATAATAAGTACAACCTACAATATTACACGGATCTAGCTAAGCGTCTCGAAGATGCAGGTGCACATATGCTCTGTATTAAAGATATGGCCGGCTTATTGAAACCGCAGGCCGCAACCGTTTTGGTGGAAGCGTTAAAAGATGCGGTGAAATTACCAATCGTGCTACATACGCATGATACGGCCTCCGTACAATCTGCTACTTACCTCAAGGCTATCGAAGCAGGTGTCAATGCCGTTGATTGCGCCATCGCTTCCTTGAGCGGGTTAACTTCCCAGCCTAACCTGAATTCTATGGCCGCCATCTTGGAAGGGCATGAAAGGAATAGCCGCTTGAATCTTGCTTCATTGAACCAATACAGTAATTATTGGGAAGATGTGCGCGAATATTATTACCCTTTTGAGTCTGATATGAAGTCCGGCACGGCGCAGGTGTATGAAAACGAAATACCGGGTGGGCAGTATAGTAACCTCCGCCAGCAGGCTGAATCTTTAGGTTTAGGAGATAAACTTGAAACCATTAAGCATAATTATGCCGTGGTAAACGACCTGTTCGGAGATATCGTTAAAGTAACGCCTAGCTCCAAGGTTGTGGGTGATATGGCCTTGTTTATGACGGCTAACAATCTTACCGCCGCAGATGTGTTGGATCCTTCAAAGAACCTGTCATTCCCATCTAGCGTACAAGGCTTTTTCAAAGGTGATTTGGGTGTACCTTACGGTGGTTTCCCCGGCGAATTGCAGAAAATTGTTTTGAAAGGAGAAAAGCCCTTGGAAGGAAAGCCAAACGAACATCTTCCACCGGTAGACTTTGACAGTGATTTTGCTGCTTTCCAAGGTAAATACCCTTCCGCTGAATTTTTGGATTATCTCAGCTACCACATGTTTCCGAAAGTGTTCGATGAATATTACCGTCATACACAGAAATTTGGAAACGTGGAAGCTATCCCGACGCCGGCTTTCTTTTACGGGTTAAAACTTGGAGAAGAGATATTGATCACGTTGAGCAAAGGGAAAACGATCATCGTGAAGCTCCTGTATATATTACCTGCGGATGAAAGCGGGATGAGAACGGTTGTTTTTGAATTGAACGGCTATGCACGCCGGATCCAGGTACGCGATACATCAGTTGCTAGCGTAGTCCCGGTACACAAAAAAGCCAGTGATCCTGAAAACGAGGTGGGCGCACCTTTGCAGGGTAAAATGTCTAAACTAATGGTAAAACAAGGAGATGCCGTTTCTGCAAATACACCTTTGTTTATCATAGAAGCGATGAAGATGGAGACAACCGTAACCGCTACACGCGATGGAAAAGTTGATAAGATTTACCTGGCAGAAGGTACCATGGTGCAGCAAGACGACCTAGTATTGGACTTGCAAAAAGCTAAATAA
- a CDS encoding site-specific tyrosine recombinase — MWNSYLNSYKSFLQLEKSLTDNSVGAYLGDVMKLVQYLEAHELKIGPSEIGLHHLQSFIHWVANLGMSATSQSRIISGIKGFFKFLVLEDVIKYDPTELLEAPKTSRKLPDVLNIKEIEMMVDAIELRYSKKGKNQGLDSYEGYRNKAILETMYSCGLRVSEVTDLKISNLFFKAGFIRVTGKGNKERLVPIGQAAIDHINVYREKFRDHMKIQTGCDDLVFLNRRGSGLSRVMIFYVIKELALKAGIKKTISPHTFRHSFATHLVEGGADLRAVQEMLGHESITTTEIYTHLDSEYLRQTLAEYHPRYIHNL, encoded by the coding sequence ATGTGGAATTCATATTTAAACAGTTACAAAAGTTTTCTCCAGCTAGAAAAATCATTGACCGATAATTCCGTGGGCGCTTATCTCGGGGATGTAATGAAGTTAGTGCAGTACTTGGAAGCGCACGAGTTAAAAATCGGTCCTTCGGAAATTGGCTTGCACCACTTACAGTCCTTCATCCATTGGGTAGCGAATCTGGGGATGAGCGCCACATCCCAATCAAGGATCATCTCGGGCATCAAGGGATTTTTTAAATTCCTAGTATTAGAAGATGTTATAAAATATGACCCGACAGAATTATTAGAAGCTCCCAAAACTTCGCGGAAACTACCGGATGTATTGAATATAAAGGAGATAGAGATGATGGTAGATGCCATCGAATTAAGGTATAGCAAGAAAGGTAAAAACCAGGGGCTGGACTCATACGAGGGATACCGCAATAAAGCAATACTAGAAACGATGTACAGTTGCGGGCTACGGGTAAGCGAAGTGACCGACCTCAAGATATCTAACCTATTTTTCAAAGCGGGCTTTATCAGGGTAACCGGTAAAGGCAATAAGGAAAGACTGGTACCTATAGGGCAGGCCGCTATAGATCATATTAATGTGTACCGTGAAAAATTCCGCGACCATATGAAGATCCAAACAGGATGCGATGATCTGGTCTTTTTAAACAGGCGCGGCAGTGGCTTGAGCAGGGTCATGATATTTTACGTGATTAAAGAACTTGCATTGAAAGCCGGCATTAAGAAAACGATCTCTCCCCACACCTTCCGGCATTCTTTCGCCACACACCTCGTGGAAGGCGGGGCAGACCTCCGTGCAGTACAGGAAATGCTTGGCCATGAAAGTATTACCACTACGGAGATTTATACCCACCTCGATAGCGAATACTTAAGGCAAACACTAGCTGAATACCACCCCCGCTATATACATAACTTATAA
- a CDS encoding sensor histidine kinase, with protein sequence MSFVEILFIGTIVMFMMGIFVVTLVILQQKQVIKHKFELKDKDILLQKERLRSALKGQESERKRISEDLHDEVGAQLSVLKLNLNYLQQNAQPSQVDRIKETKEFTDTIIQHLRFISQSLHPQALENLGLDHALDSFCSLMNKNKSIKISYGSAGNEYQVDKEVALNVYRVVQELINNIMKHAEAQLVRIEYVASANGLIIKIEDDGNGLLVASFENSRQQQGSLGLKNIESRLNIIGGNINFVRKSPKGTIATVTVPNFQPTK encoded by the coding sequence ATGAGTTTCGTGGAAATACTCTTCATCGGCACAATCGTTATGTTCATGATGGGGATTTTTGTTGTAACGCTGGTAATCTTGCAGCAAAAGCAAGTAATCAAGCATAAATTTGAATTGAAGGATAAGGATATCTTGCTTCAAAAAGAACGTTTACGCTCCGCTTTGAAAGGACAAGAAAGCGAACGGAAAAGGATCTCCGAGGATTTGCATGATGAGGTTGGCGCCCAGTTATCCGTATTAAAACTGAACCTTAATTACTTGCAACAAAATGCGCAGCCATCGCAAGTGGATAGGATTAAAGAAACGAAAGAGTTTACGGATACTATAATCCAGCACCTGCGGTTCATCTCTCAAAGCCTGCATCCCCAAGCGCTTGAAAATCTCGGCCTGGACCATGCACTGGATTCCTTCTGTAGCTTGATGAATAAAAACAAGTCCATCAAGATTAGCTACGGGAGCGCTGGAAACGAATACCAGGTCGACAAGGAAGTCGCATTAAATGTTTACAGGGTTGTACAGGAACTGATCAATAATATCATGAAGCACGCCGAAGCACAGCTCGTACGTATCGAGTATGTCGCCTCGGCAAATGGCTTGATCATCAAAATTGAAGATGACGGGAACGGTTTATTGGTAGCCTCTTTCGAAAATTCAAGGCAGCAACAAGGAAGTCTCGGGTTAAAAAATATAGAAAGCCGTTTGAATATTATCGGGGGAAATATCAACTTTGTAAGGAAGTCGCCAAAAGGTACGATCGCTACGGTAACTGTGCCTAATTTTCAACCTACAAAATAA
- a CDS encoding response regulator transcription factor, with translation MGTKIKVAIADDHKIFRKGVIDTLSPYTNIEVIFEAEDGADLLSRLTQDQPDVILMDLKMPNIDGIQATISAKEQFPEIKVIILTMYEDDNFILHLIENGANAYLLKNSEPEEIYDAICTTHEKGFYFNENVNLALLKKVLHKTKPLLKTSFKNEIEFSEREKEVLQLICKEHTTQEISEKLFLSPRTVEGIRQKLLEKMNVKNSVGIVVYAFRNGLID, from the coding sequence ATGGGAACAAAGATTAAAGTTGCTATCGCTGATGACCATAAAATATTTCGCAAAGGCGTAATTGATACACTTTCTCCTTATACAAATATAGAAGTGATATTTGAGGCAGAGGATGGCGCCGACCTCCTATCCAGGCTCACGCAGGATCAACCGGACGTGATCTTGATGGATTTAAAGATGCCGAACATAGATGGTATCCAGGCAACGATATCAGCCAAGGAGCAATTCCCGGAAATAAAAGTTATCATTTTGACGATGTACGAGGATGATAATTTTATCTTACATTTGATTGAGAATGGTGCCAATGCATATCTATTGAAAAACAGCGAACCTGAAGAAATTTACGATGCCATCTGCACTACTCATGAAAAGGGTTTTTATTTTAACGAAAATGTAAACCTGGCCTTATTAAAAAAAGTATTACATAAAACGAAACCGCTGCTTAAGACTTCGTTTAAAAATGAAATTGAATTTAGCGAGAGGGAGAAAGAAGTTTTACAGTTAATCTGTAAAGAACATACCACGCAAGAAATCTCTGAAAAATTGTTTTTAAGCCCGAGAACGGTCGAAGGTATTAGGCAAAAGTTGTTGGAAAAAATGAATGTTAAAAATTCTGTCGGCATCGTTGTATATGCTTTCCGTAACGGTTTAATTGATTAA
- a CDS encoding DUF2911 domain-containing protein encodes MKTQVKFLAIAALCTAMGFNALAQGVKMPAPSPLQVIKQDFALSNVEVTYSRPSVKGRSIFGAQEPYGVIWRTGANAATKVKFGEDVKVNGIAIPAGEYALYTIPGSSEWTVIFNKGIKNWGKDGYKESDDVARFTVQATQMPFPVETFLINFENIRPSSMDMMIIWEETMVSFEITADINDKIMAQIEEGMKNPDFKKRPYWQAANFYFENNLNLDDALKYVDDAIKQDATFWKVHLKAKILAKKGDKAAAKAAAEQSIALAKTAKNEDYVRLNEKLISAL; translated from the coding sequence ATGAAAACACAGGTGAAATTCCTTGCAATCGCCGCGTTATGCACCGCCATGGGCTTTAACGCCCTGGCTCAAGGCGTGAAGATGCCCGCACCGAGCCCACTCCAGGTAATTAAACAAGATTTTGCTTTATCTAACGTGGAAGTTACATACTCCCGTCCTTCCGTGAAAGGCAGGAGCATTTTCGGAGCACAGGAGCCATACGGCGTAATCTGGCGCACCGGCGCCAATGCTGCCACCAAGGTAAAATTCGGGGAAGATGTTAAAGTAAACGGCATCGCTATCCCGGCCGGCGAATATGCCCTTTATACTATCCCCGGCTCTAGCGAATGGACGGTTATCTTCAACAAGGGTATTAAGAACTGGGGTAAAGACGGCTACAAGGAATCTGACGATGTGGCCAGGTTTACCGTGCAGGCAACACAGATGCCTTTCCCGGTTGAAACATTCTTAATCAACTTCGAAAACATCCGTCCCAGCTCCATGGACATGATGATCATCTGGGAAGAAACCATGGTGTCTTTCGAAATTACAGCCGATATCAATGATAAAATCATGGCGCAAATTGAAGAGGGAATGAAAAATCCTGATTTCAAGAAACGTCCGTATTGGCAAGCCGCTAATTTCTACTTCGAGAATAACTTGAACCTAGATGATGCGTTGAAGTACGTTGATGATGCCATTAAACAAGATGCCACGTTCTGGAAAGTGCATCTGAAAGCAAAAATACTTGCTAAGAAAGGTGATAAAGCCGCTGCAAAAGCTGCCGCGGAACAATCTATCGCATTGGCTAAGACTGCGAAAAATGAAGATTACGTGAGGTTAAATGAAAAATTGATCTCCGCGTTATAA
- a CDS encoding sodium:solute symporter — protein MSSLDWIVLSFTLIAIIVYGIWKSRDQRDIDSYFLGNKSMPWFIVLLSIIGTQASAITFLSAPGQAYTDGMRFVQYYFGLPLAMVILCVTFVPIYHKLKVYTAYEFLESRFDVKTRTLTSVLFMLSRGLSTGISICAPSIILSSLLGWSIFWTNIGMGGLLIIYTVMGGTKAVSYTQTLQLVIVFTGMFLAGWMVVHLLPADVSFTDALHVSGKMDKLNVIVTDFKWKDKYNIWSGLIGGFFLAFSYFGTDQSQVGRYLTAKSVKESRLGLLMNGLVKVPMQFLILMLGALVFVFYLYFRAPIYFNEAQLVKSYESAEGPKIKALEAQYNELSTTKQVQVKALAAAIKTGSDAEINRAKSALQQTDKASQVIRKEALDAIKASTPGTDTDDTNYIFLHFVIHNLPKGLVGLLIAIIFLAAWGSIAAALNSLSSTTVIDIYKRLIKPDGSDRHYLRVSKMWTLIWGIFCIAVAQFASGLGSLIEAVNVLGSWFYGTILGIFLMAFYAKRTKGTAIFWAALVAEIVVIVVFMMDVISFLWLNVLGCLLVIVLGVIIQMVMNRGLLKK, from the coding sequence ATGAGTTCTTTAGATTGGATCGTACTTTCATTTACCTTAATAGCTATCATCGTTTACGGCATTTGGAAAAGTAGAGACCAACGGGATATAGATAGTTACTTCCTAGGAAATAAATCGATGCCCTGGTTTATCGTGTTGCTTTCGATTATTGGCACGCAGGCCAGCGCAATAACCTTCCTTTCGGCGCCAGGGCAAGCATATACTGATGGTATGCGCTTTGTTCAGTACTATTTTGGATTGCCTTTGGCAATGGTAATCCTTTGTGTCACTTTTGTGCCGATATACCATAAGCTGAAAGTATATACCGCTTACGAATTCTTAGAATCCAGGTTCGATGTTAAAACCCGGACTTTAACCTCCGTATTATTCATGTTATCCCGCGGCCTCTCCACGGGAATCAGTATCTGTGCACCATCGATCATACTCTCAAGCCTATTAGGTTGGAGTATATTTTGGACGAACATCGGCATGGGAGGACTGTTGATTATATATACCGTGATGGGTGGAACGAAAGCAGTTTCTTATACGCAAACTTTGCAACTGGTGATCGTTTTTACCGGGATGTTCTTAGCCGGTTGGATGGTGGTCCATTTATTACCGGCGGATGTTTCGTTTACCGATGCTTTGCATGTTTCCGGTAAGATGGATAAGTTGAACGTAATTGTGACGGACTTTAAATGGAAGGATAAGTATAATATTTGGAGCGGCTTGATCGGCGGTTTCTTCCTGGCATTCTCATACTTCGGAACAGACCAATCGCAAGTGGGGCGGTACCTGACAGCCAAATCTGTTAAAGAGAGCAGGTTAGGACTATTAATGAACGGTTTGGTGAAAGTACCGATGCAATTCCTAATATTAATGCTAGGTGCCTTGGTGTTCGTGTTTTATTTATACTTCCGGGCGCCGATTTATTTTAATGAAGCGCAGTTGGTAAAGTCGTATGAAAGCGCGGAAGGTCCTAAGATCAAAGCCTTGGAAGCTCAATATAATGAATTATCAACTACCAAACAGGTGCAGGTTAAAGCTTTGGCTGCCGCGATCAAAACGGGAAGCGATGCAGAAATAAACCGGGCGAAATCAGCTTTGCAACAAACGGATAAGGCCTCCCAAGTAATCCGCAAGGAAGCCCTGGACGCTATCAAGGCTTCCACTCCGGGAACAGATACGGATGATACGAATTATATTTTCCTACATTTTGTTATTCATAACTTGCCAAAGGGCTTGGTCGGCCTGTTGATTGCCATCATTTTCTTAGCTGCTTGGGGTAGTATTGCCGCGGCATTGAATTCTTTATCATCAACAACGGTCATCGATATATACAAAAGATTGATCAAACCGGATGGAAGCGATCGGCATTATTTGAGAGTTTCAAAGATGTGGACGCTAATATGGGGGATATTCTGTATAGCGGTGGCACAGTTTGCGAGTGGTTTAGGCAGCTTGATCGAAGCCGTAAACGTATTAGGATCCTGGTTTTACGGAACGATACTAGGCATTTTCCTGATGGCTTTTTATGCGAAAAGAACGAAGGGAACGGCAATTTTCTGGGCCGCTTTGGTGGCGGAAATCGTAGTGATCGTAGTATTTATGATGGACGTTATTTCTTTCCTATGGTTGAATGTATTGGGATGTTTATTGGTGATAGTTTTGGGTGTAATCATACAAATGGTAATGAACCGTGGCTTGTTAAAAAAATAG